In the Candidatus Methylacidiphilales bacterium genome, one interval contains:
- a CDS encoding PilT/PilU family type 4a pilus ATPase → MDTSLYNDYVLSASVQAGWISEDQKQVIESALARLPGVAALDFMYDQAMLEQSQVDMLQGLIAQAQNPAPATAVPEPAPMHSVELRPPNPGSGGHSKVLDYLAYAVSVGASDLHLGPDSPPLLRYNGALMPISPDAAELTPEECETLARQFLRPEQVKMVEETGGVDFCYQAPDQARFRTSVVRQRRGWESVFRVIQARVRSMQELGLPPVLYELVKYHNGLILVTGPVGSGKTTTLASMVQQINIERHDHIITLEDPVEYVFKPEGCQVTQREIHTHTESFSSALRAALRQDPDVVMVGEMRDLETISLAITASETGHLVLATLHTSNAPRTMQRLLDVFPVDQQAQIRTMVSESLRGVICQQLVPRADGKGRALALEIMTNNPAIGNLIREGNNFMLPGQIQIGRRAGMQLMDDALLELVEKSIITPDDAFERCEDRKAFAQELAGRMKKR, encoded by the coding sequence ATGGACACCAGCCTCTACAACGATTATGTACTGAGCGCCAGCGTCCAGGCCGGCTGGATCAGCGAGGATCAAAAACAGGTGATCGAATCCGCCCTGGCACGTTTGCCCGGCGTTGCCGCCCTCGATTTTATGTATGACCAGGCGATGCTGGAGCAGAGCCAGGTGGACATGCTGCAGGGCTTGATCGCCCAGGCCCAAAACCCCGCGCCCGCGACGGCGGTTCCCGAACCCGCTCCGATGCATTCGGTCGAATTGCGCCCTCCGAATCCGGGGAGTGGGGGACATTCGAAAGTGTTGGATTATCTGGCATACGCCGTTTCGGTTGGCGCCTCTGATTTACATCTCGGCCCGGATTCCCCGCCCCTGTTGCGTTACAACGGAGCGCTGATGCCCATCAGCCCGGACGCCGCTGAGTTGACGCCGGAAGAGTGCGAAACCCTGGCGCGCCAGTTTCTCAGACCCGAGCAGGTGAAAATGGTCGAAGAAACGGGGGGTGTTGATTTTTGTTACCAGGCTCCGGACCAGGCCCGGTTCCGCACCAGCGTGGTGCGGCAGCGCCGCGGTTGGGAATCGGTGTTCCGCGTGATTCAGGCGCGCGTGCGCAGCATGCAGGAATTGGGCCTTCCGCCCGTGCTGTATGAACTGGTAAAATATCATAACGGGTTGATTCTTGTGACCGGCCCGGTGGGTAGCGGTAAAACCACCACATTGGCTTCCATGGTCCAGCAGATCAATATCGAGCGGCATGACCATATCATCACTCTTGAAGATCCGGTTGAATATGTTTTTAAACCGGAGGGTTGTCAGGTCACCCAGCGTGAAATTCACACGCACACCGAGTCCTTTTCCTCGGCGCTCCGGGCCGCCTTGCGCCAGGATCCGGATGTTGTGATGGTGGGGGAAATGCGCGACTTGGAAACCATCTCGCTTGCCATCACCGCTTCCGAAACCGGCCACCTTGTGCTGGCTACCCTGCACACCAGTAATGCCCCGCGCACCATGCAGCGTTTGTTGGACGTTTTTCCCGTCGATCAGCAGGCGCAGATCCGCACGATGGTCAGCGAATCGTTGCGGGGCGTCATCTGCCAGCAATTGGTGCCGCGGGCCGATGGAAAGGGCCGCGCCCTGGCGCTTGAAATCATGACGAACAACCCCGCCATCGGCAATCTCATCCGCGAAGGAAATAATTTCATGCTGCCCGGCCAGATCCAAATCGGACGCCGGGCCGGCATGCAGTTGATGGATGACGCCTTGCTGGAGCTGGTCGAAAAAAGCATTATCACCCCGGATGATGCGTTTGAGCGTTGCGAGGACCGTAAGGCGTTCGCGCAGGAACTTGCGGGAAGGATGAAGAAGCGATGA
- the larC gene encoding nickel pincer cofactor biosynthesis protein LarC, translating into MANALYLDCFSGISGDMFLGACLDLGLPLEVLEAELKKLPVHTDFHLHANRATRGSIAGIKFDVHEHSHHTHEHSHHDHGHAHAHAHENHHHSEPHTHGRSYSDIRQLIESSSLSTGVKQRALNVFRRIGEAEAKIHGKTIEEIHFHEVGAIDSIVDITGACIALENLGIKKVLASPLADGRGTITCAHGVFPIPAPATLAILSGIPITQIDVPHELITPTGAALLAEFAESFAPLHSFTVEKIGYGLGSREIAGRPNVLRALLGASSQSSEKYDTDRVLVLETNLDDCSGETLGYLSEKLMQAGVYDVAFVPLTMKKSRPAVQLQVITPESARDAALHLIFSETTAFGLRVYQADRIKLQRDTREVQTPWGAVSVKIGRIGDKIVQISPEYESCRRIAEKHGVSLQEVYQASMAAARQSPET; encoded by the coding sequence ATGGCTAATGCGCTCTATTTGGACTGCTTTTCCGGCATCAGCGGCGATATGTTCCTCGGCGCCTGCCTGGACCTCGGCCTTCCCCTGGAAGTCCTTGAAGCCGAACTGAAAAAGCTGCCCGTCCACACGGATTTCCACCTCCATGCAAACCGGGCCACCCGGGGTTCCATCGCCGGAATTAAATTTGACGTTCATGAGCATTCCCACCACACCCACGAACATTCCCATCACGACCACGGGCATGCCCACGCGCATGCTCATGAAAATCATCACCACTCCGAACCCCATACGCATGGCCGTTCCTATTCCGACATCCGCCAACTCATCGAATCTTCATCCCTTTCAACAGGCGTCAAACAGCGCGCCCTGAATGTCTTCCGCAGGATCGGGGAGGCTGAAGCCAAAATCCACGGAAAAACAATCGAGGAGATTCATTTCCACGAAGTCGGCGCCATCGATTCCATTGTCGATATCACCGGCGCCTGCATCGCGCTGGAAAATCTGGGGATTAAAAAAGTACTCGCCTCGCCGCTCGCGGACGGGCGCGGCACAATCACCTGCGCCCATGGCGTCTTCCCCATACCGGCCCCGGCCACGCTGGCGATTCTTTCGGGCATTCCGATCACCCAAATCGATGTGCCGCACGAACTCATCACCCCCACAGGCGCGGCCCTGCTGGCTGAATTTGCCGAGAGTTTTGCCCCGCTGCATTCCTTCACGGTTGAAAAAATCGGCTACGGTCTCGGCTCGCGCGAAATTGCCGGCCGGCCCAACGTCCTAAGGGCCTTGCTCGGCGCGTCATCCCAGTCTTCCGAAAAATATGACACCGACCGCGTACTGGTCCTGGAAACCAACCTCGACGATTGCAGCGGAGAGACACTGGGTTACCTGTCGGAAAAACTCATGCAAGCCGGGGTTTATGACGTGGCTTTCGTACCCCTAACTATGAAGAAGAGCCGCCCTGCGGTGCAACTTCAGGTCATCACACCGGAATCAGCCAGGGACGCGGCGTTGCATCTGATTTTCAGCGAAACCACCGCTTTCGGCCTGCGGGTTTATCAAGCCGACCGCATCAAGCTGCAACGCGACACGCGTGAAGTCCAAACCCCCTGGGGCGCGGTGAGCGTCAAGATCGGGCGCATCGGCGATAAAATCGTCCAAATCAGCCCGGAATACGAAAGCTGCCGGCGCATCGCTGAAAAACACGGCGTCAGCCTGCAAGAGGTCTATCAAGCAAGCATGGCCGCCGCACGGCAATCTCCAGAGACTTAA
- a CDS encoding glycosyltransferase family 87 protein, with amino-acid sequence MRTERILIGIGLTAACLCAYLLANFYLHLPAQWQPGTDLGGDLKQFYASGQMLKREDYRVLYRDYHFGRELYRWFEREAFDRGEELERFNFRYSPLYAWISEKALPLPYILWVKGWFWFSIACTVAAALLLLHGLPLFKKMTAACWLLILSFAPLTYALALGQNACLTFLILCASCQLLRNSQALAAGLVFSCAFYKPQFVLCGLLLMLLTGHKRFCAGLILGSILWAALSLLLCGWHAHLDWLHSLWEILRGRQSDEMATNVAWKGFVLTALPDGWQAAGMLLSYLFAMAALVWFVWRLNKLQSLKSWSADLTLALAVVYWLIFTPHVKSYELVLGLVWCIYFLRLPLPRHSILFWTAFFWSCGFLALSARHWQISLVAAPLTLWLLFTVERCVRALDECHPKAGEEGMFSI; translated from the coding sequence GTGAGAACAGAACGGATTTTGATCGGGATCGGACTTACAGCCGCTTGTCTCTGCGCCTATCTCCTCGCCAACTTTTACCTCCATCTTCCCGCCCAATGGCAACCGGGCACGGATCTGGGCGGCGATCTCAAACAATTCTATGCCTCCGGACAAATGCTCAAACGGGAAGACTACCGCGTTCTCTATCGCGATTACCATTTCGGACGGGAACTCTACCGCTGGTTTGAACGGGAGGCATTCGACCGGGGCGAAGAATTGGAACGTTTTAATTTTCGCTATAGTCCGCTCTATGCCTGGATCTCCGAAAAGGCGCTCCCCCTGCCCTACATCCTTTGGGTCAAAGGTTGGTTCTGGTTTTCAATCGCCTGCACTGTGGCAGCCGCTCTTTTATTGCTGCACGGGCTTCCACTATTTAAAAAAATGACGGCCGCCTGCTGGCTGCTAATTTTGTCGTTTGCACCCTTAACGTACGCCCTTGCCTTGGGACAAAATGCATGCCTGACCTTCCTGATTCTTTGCGCAAGTTGTCAGCTCCTGCGAAACAGCCAGGCCTTGGCTGCAGGACTGGTTTTTTCCTGCGCCTTCTATAAACCGCAATTCGTGCTCTGCGGCCTGTTGCTGATGCTCCTGACAGGCCACAAACGCTTTTGCGCCGGACTGATACTGGGAAGCATCCTTTGGGCCGCTCTGAGCCTGCTCTTGTGCGGGTGGCATGCTCACCTCGACTGGCTGCACAGCCTCTGGGAAATCCTGCGCGGGCGGCAAAGCGATGAAATGGCAACCAACGTGGCCTGGAAAGGCTTCGTGCTCACCGCACTGCCTGATGGGTGGCAAGCTGCGGGGATGCTGCTCAGCTACCTGTTCGCCATGGCGGCGCTCGTCTGGTTTGTGTGGCGCTTGAACAAACTCCAATCCCTCAAAAGCTGGAGTGCCGATCTCACCCTGGCTCTGGCTGTGGTTTACTGGCTGATTTTCACCCCGCACGTCAAATCATACGAATTGGTGCTTGGCCTCGTCTGGTGCATTTATTTTCTGCGGCTGCCCTTGCCCCGACACTCTATTTTGTTTTGGACCGCCTTTTTCTGGTCCTGCGGCTTCCTGGCCCTGAGCGCGCGCCACTGGCAGATATCGCTCGTGGCCGCGCCTCTGACCCTGTGGTTGCTGTTTACCGTCGAGCGATGCGTGCGGGCTTTGGATGAATGCCATCCAAAGGCAGGGGAGGAGGGGATGTTTTCAATTTGA
- the polX gene encoding DNA polymerase/3'-5' exonuclease PolX, with the protein MSNKELSHIFQEIGTLLEIQGENSFKCRAYLNAARTIESCPEDLRTLAAEDRLRELPGIGEALQEKITQWVKNGSLPYYDELKSSLPSGILDLLRIPGLGPKKVGALYHELQIGSLEKLEAACHDGSIAGLDGFGEKAVAKILAGIGQVKSYSNLHLYGDVILLAEELVDTLRQHPAVTRVALAGSLRRGKEIVKDLDLVASSKKPAEVMRDFTTLDRVARVVNHGETKSSVLLQGGIACDLRVVEDSQFACALHHFTGSKEHNVALRQRALSKGLHLNEYGLAEDNAKSKASSPTLRVCRSEEELFSQLGLDTIPPELREGLGEIEAAEQHKLPRLVEWTQLRGCFHNHTTASDGDNSLEEMAGAAAMLGLEYLGIADHSKSSVQANGLSSERLLKQVSEIRNYNKTQNDIHLFAGVECDILKDGSLDYEDDILSQLDYTVASVHSAFTLDEDEMTRRIIRAIENPHVTMLGHLTGRLLLKREPYKVNIPKIIDAAAHTGTWIELNANPLRLDMDWRYWKAARDKGVKCVINPDAHAVSQLGYLKLGVQIARKGWLTADHVINCLALRDVKKQLLAKRKR; encoded by the coding sequence GTGAGCAACAAGGAACTGAGCCACATTTTCCAGGAAATCGGAACTCTGCTTGAAATCCAGGGCGAGAACAGTTTCAAGTGCCGGGCCTACCTCAACGCAGCCCGCACAATCGAATCCTGCCCGGAGGACCTGCGCACCTTGGCGGCTGAAGACCGTCTGCGGGAACTACCCGGCATCGGGGAAGCCTTGCAGGAAAAAATCACACAATGGGTCAAGAACGGTTCCCTGCCCTACTATGACGAACTGAAATCCTCGCTTCCATCCGGCATTCTCGACTTGCTCCGTATCCCAGGCCTTGGCCCCAAAAAGGTGGGCGCTCTTTATCATGAGTTGCAAATCGGCTCGCTGGAAAAACTCGAGGCCGCCTGCCACGACGGCAGCATCGCCGGGCTGGATGGTTTTGGAGAAAAGGCCGTGGCCAAAATTCTCGCCGGCATCGGGCAGGTCAAATCCTACAGCAACCTCCACCTATACGGAGACGTGATTCTGCTGGCGGAAGAACTGGTCGATACCCTCCGCCAGCATCCTGCGGTCACGCGCGTGGCCCTGGCCGGCAGCCTGCGGCGCGGCAAGGAAATTGTCAAAGACCTGGACCTCGTGGCCTCGTCGAAGAAACCCGCGGAAGTGATGCGGGATTTTACCACGCTCGATCGCGTGGCGCGTGTCGTCAACCACGGCGAAACCAAGTCCAGTGTTCTGCTCCAGGGCGGCATTGCCTGCGACCTGCGGGTCGTCGAGGATTCCCAATTTGCCTGTGCTCTTCATCATTTCACGGGGAGCAAGGAGCACAACGTCGCGCTGCGCCAACGCGCCCTCTCGAAAGGGCTTCATTTGAACGAATACGGACTGGCTGAAGACAACGCCAAATCCAAGGCTTCCAGCCCGACCCTGCGGGTTTGCCGGAGCGAGGAGGAACTTTTCTCGCAACTCGGCCTGGACACCATTCCTCCCGAGCTGCGCGAGGGCCTGGGCGAGATCGAGGCGGCGGAACAGCACAAGCTGCCGCGCCTGGTGGAATGGACCCAGTTGCGCGGTTGTTTCCATAATCATACCACGGCAAGCGATGGCGACAATTCGCTGGAGGAAATGGCCGGTGCCGCCGCCATGCTGGGGCTCGAATACCTCGGCATCGCCGACCACTCCAAGTCCTCCGTCCAGGCCAACGGCCTCAGCAGCGAGCGTCTCCTGAAACAGGTTTCGGAAATCCGGAATTATAACAAAACGCAAAACGACATCCACCTTTTTGCCGGCGTGGAATGCGACATCCTGAAAGACGGATCGCTCGACTACGAAGATGATATTCTTTCGCAACTGGATTACACAGTCGCCTCGGTCCACTCCGCATTCACGCTGGACGAGGATGAAATGACGCGCCGCATCATCCGGGCGATTGAAAATCCGCATGTCACCATGCTGGGGCATCTGACCGGGCGCCTGCTGTTGAAGCGTGAACCTTACAAGGTCAACATCCCAAAAATCATCGATGCCGCGGCCCACACCGGAACCTGGATCGAGCTCAACGCCAATCCGCTGCGGCTGGACATGGATTGGCGCTACTGGAAGGCGGCACGCGACAAAGGCGTGAAGTGCGTCATCAATCCCGACGCGCATGCCGTTTCTCAACTTGGATACTTGAAACTCGGAGTGCAGATTGCGCGCAAAGGCTGGCTGACGGCGGATCATGTCATCAATTGCCTGGCATTGCGCGACGTCAAAAAACAACTCCTCGCGAAACGGAAGCGTTGA
- the trpD gene encoding anthranilate phosphoribosyltransferase: MKLQEATQICQDGFELDSGRIAAVAEQLLDPSIPEDDKAGFLRALTDKGETPSELAAFVQALLPKAVDPGFKGEWNGRPLFDCCGTGGGGLSLVNISTAMVFVLASAGVPVVKHGNHGVTKVSGSADVLDVLGIRRDLPPEKARAVFEKTGAVFFMAPAYHPAFAGLASVRKRLALEGRRTVFNLLGPLLNPACPDTQLIGVFKQEHVVLFSKAMRLLGRKRFLAVYGEGEDGAALGEYSIFGKNLSHGSFALDVPQPEPEDVPSGSFRDLVVSGKEESAERILSVLRGRERGLLKEMIVQNTAIGLLVHGSSPDFAAGCALARERIESGAALAKLEEWKSACIS, encoded by the coding sequence ATGAAACTGCAGGAGGCCACCCAAATTTGCCAGGACGGATTCGAATTGGATTCGGGCCGGATTGCCGCGGTGGCGGAGCAATTGCTCGATCCGTCCATTCCTGAAGATGACAAGGCCGGATTTCTCCGGGCGCTGACCGACAAGGGTGAAACTCCCTCCGAACTGGCGGCGTTTGTGCAGGCGCTGCTTCCGAAGGCCGTTGATCCCGGATTTAAGGGGGAATGGAATGGCAGGCCGCTTTTCGATTGTTGCGGTACCGGGGGCGGCGGATTGAGCCTGGTCAATATTTCCACCGCCATGGTGTTTGTACTGGCGTCAGCGGGCGTCCCGGTGGTGAAACACGGAAACCACGGCGTGACCAAAGTCTCCGGCAGCGCCGATGTGCTCGACGTGCTCGGAATCCGGCGCGACCTTCCCCCGGAAAAGGCCCGCGCGGTTTTTGAGAAAACGGGCGCGGTTTTTTTCATGGCCCCGGCCTATCATCCCGCATTTGCCGGGCTGGCCTCCGTGCGGAAGCGCCTGGCTTTGGAAGGGCGGAGGACCGTTTTTAATTTGCTCGGCCCGTTATTGAACCCGGCGTGTCCCGACACGCAGTTGATCGGGGTTTTCAAACAGGAACATGTCGTCCTCTTTTCAAAAGCCATGCGCCTGCTGGGGCGGAAGCGGTTTCTGGCGGTTTACGGCGAGGGCGAGGATGGCGCCGCTTTGGGCGAATATTCAATTTTCGGAAAAAATTTGTCGCACGGTTCCTTCGCTTTGGATGTACCGCAGCCGGAACCCGAAGACGTGCCGTCCGGTTCCTTCCGCGATTTGGTGGTTTCAGGCAAGGAAGAGAGCGCGGAACGGATTTTATCCGTGCTGCGCGGGCGCGAGCGCGGGTTGCTGAAGGAAATGATCGTGCAGAATACCGCCATTGGCCTGTTGGTGCATGGATCTTCGCCTGATTTCGCCGCAGGCTGCGCCCTCGCAAGGGAGCGGATCGAGTCCGGGGCGGCGCTGGCCAAGCTGGAAGAATGGAAGTCCGCGTGCATTTCCTAA
- the sucC gene encoding ADP-forming succinate--CoA ligase subunit beta, with protein sequence MNIHEYQAKELLEKFGVATPRGKVASSPDEAEQVARTLGNNLVVKAQIHAGGRGKGTFKDGFKGGVQLAKTAGQVKDLAEKMLNNTLITHQTGPAGRVVSRVLVAESVTIDRELYFAIVMDRATNGPVVMASRQGGMDIEEVAAKSPEAIYRENINPALGLQPYQARKLSKLLGFGPTEMRDPCRLFHAVYDLFIKNDCSMVEINPLVVTKGGEVLALDAKLNFDDNALFRHPEIVAMRDIGEEDPREVAASKSNLNYISLSGNIGCMVNGAGLAMATMDIIHFYGGEPANFLDVGGGANEQQVTEAFKILMSDPGVKAILVNIFGGIMKCDIIAQGIINAVKNTGLPVPLVVRLEGTNVEKGRALLRESNLPIIAADQLADAAEKVVKAAKEQK encoded by the coding sequence ATGAATATTCACGAATATCAAGCCAAGGAATTGCTCGAAAAATTTGGAGTGGCCACGCCGCGCGGAAAAGTGGCTTCCAGCCCGGACGAAGCCGAGCAAGTCGCCCGAACCTTGGGCAACAACCTCGTCGTCAAGGCCCAGATCCACGCCGGAGGCCGCGGCAAGGGAACGTTCAAGGACGGGTTCAAGGGCGGGGTGCAACTGGCCAAAACGGCGGGCCAGGTGAAGGACCTGGCGGAAAAAATGCTTAACAATACGCTCATCACACATCAGACCGGCCCCGCTGGACGGGTTGTTTCCAGGGTGTTGGTGGCGGAATCGGTCACCATCGACCGGGAGCTGTATTTTGCGATCGTGATGGACCGCGCGACAAACGGCCCGGTCGTGATGGCCAGCCGCCAGGGGGGCATGGACATTGAGGAAGTGGCCGCCAAGTCGCCCGAGGCGATTTATCGCGAAAACATCAATCCGGCGCTCGGCTTGCAGCCGTATCAGGCGCGCAAGCTCTCCAAGCTTCTGGGTTTCGGCCCCACCGAAATGCGCGATCCCTGCCGCCTCTTCCATGCGGTGTACGACCTTTTCATCAAGAACGACTGCTCGATGGTTGAGATCAACCCGCTGGTTGTCACGAAGGGCGGGGAGGTTCTGGCCCTCGACGCCAAGCTGAATTTTGACGACAACGCGTTGTTCCGGCATCCGGAAATCGTGGCGATGCGGGACATCGGCGAAGAAGATCCGCGCGAAGTGGCGGCCTCAAAATCCAACCTGAATTACATCAGCCTGTCCGGAAACATCGGTTGCATGGTCAACGGCGCGGGCCTGGCGATGGCGACGATGGACATCATTCATTTTTACGGGGGCGAGCCGGCCAACTTCCTGGATGTCGGCGGTGGCGCCAACGAGCAACAGGTGACCGAGGCTTTCAAAATCCTCATGAGCGATCCGGGCGTGAAGGCCATTCTGGTGAACATTTTCGGCGGGATCATGAAATGTGACATCATCGCGCAGGGCATCATCAATGCCGTGAAAAACACCGGGTTGCCGGTGCCCCTGGTGGTTCGTCTCGAGGGGACGAAT
- a CDS encoding PilT/PilU family type 4a pilus ATPase — protein sequence MKQRCLIDDLFDVLVSQNGSDLHLSEGQPPKFRKNGEIQPLREQPLDRAEIESLLSPICRTKSWEKFLETGDLDFAYEMDEESRFRCNYHKHLNGLGAVFRLIPNRIKTIDDLGVPKVIESFGKLRSGLVLVTGPTGSGKSTTLAALIDHINTHTARHIVTIEEPIEFVHKNKKSVITQREVPTETSTFATGLKGALREDSDVVLVGEMRDLETISLALTAAETGLLVFGTLHTNNARKTVDRVIDAFPADQQELIRTMLSTSLRGVVAQLLFKRADGQGRLAVNEVLIANSAVAAIIREGATYKLNDVLKSGRADGMQLMDDSIEHLLHQKLISGGEAYMKCIDKQRFVQYLPKTGGH from the coding sequence ATGAAACAACGTTGTCTGATTGACGATCTTTTTGACGTGTTGGTCAGCCAAAACGGCTCGGATCTTCATTTGTCCGAAGGCCAGCCTCCGAAATTCCGGAAAAACGGCGAGATCCAGCCCCTGCGCGAACAACCGCTCGACCGCGCGGAGATCGAGTCCCTGCTCAGCCCCATTTGCCGGACCAAAAGCTGGGAAAAATTCCTCGAAACCGGCGATCTGGATTTTGCCTATGAAATGGATGAAGAATCCCGGTTCCGCTGCAATTACCACAAACACCTGAACGGCCTTGGCGCGGTCTTCCGTCTGATTCCAAACCGCATCAAGACAATCGACGACCTCGGCGTTCCGAAAGTGATCGAGTCCTTCGGCAAACTTCGCTCCGGCTTGGTGCTCGTCACCGGTCCGACCGGCTCGGGAAAATCGACCACGCTGGCGGCCCTCATCGACCACATCAACACTCATACAGCGCGGCACATTGTTACCATTGAAGAGCCCATCGAATTTGTACATAAAAACAAAAAAAGCGTCATTACACAACGCGAGGTCCCGACCGAAACGTCCACGTTTGCGACCGGCTTGAAAGGCGCCCTGCGCGAGGACAGTGACGTGGTGCTCGTGGGCGAAATGCGCGACCTGGAAACCATTTCGCTGGCTCTTACTGCGGCCGAGACCGGGCTTCTGGTTTTTGGCACCCTGCACACCAATAACGCCCGCAAAACCGTGGACCGCGTCATCGACGCCTTTCCCGCGGACCAGCAGGAACTCATCCGCACCATGCTTTCCACATCGTTGCGAGGCGTGGTGGCGCAGTTGTTGTTCAAGCGGGCCGACGGCCAGGGGCGGCTTGCGGTGAACGAGGTACTCATCGCCAATTCGGCCGTTGCGGCCATCATCCGCGAAGGCGCCACATACAAACTCAACGATGTGCTCAAATCGGGCCGGGCGGATGGAATGCAATTGATGGACGATTCCATCGAGCATCTTCTGCATCAAAAACTGATCAGCGGAGGCGAGGCCTACATGAAATGCATCGATAAACAGCGTTTCGTCCAGTATCTGCCCAAGACCGGCGGACACTAG